The DNA window TCCGCGACCTCAAGGCCGATTTGGACGTAAAGATCGCCAAGGATTCCTCCATCGCGTTGCAGAAGTTCGATCTTACCGCGTTCGAGTCCAAATTCAAGATGGAAGTCGCGGGAAATCTACGCGCCGCTTCCAAAAACGAAGAGGGAGTTTTCGGAAATCTGATTCCCGATCTGAAAGGAAGCATCGTTTTAAAATCCGAAAAGATCGCGTATCTCTTTAAAGGAATCAGTTTCGAAGGTTTGTTTGCGATTCAGTTTCGTCTGAAGAATTCCATCGCCAACGGAAGTCTTCTTTCCAAAAACTCCAACTTCGGTTATGCGAACGCGTTTTGTCCCGGAGAGGAATGTAAACTCTATCAGATCGAAGGTCTGAACGCGGAGTTTCCGTTCGTTCACGACCTTTCCTTGAAGACTACGCAGAATCTCATCGAAGGGAACAAGGAAAAGTTCATCAAAACCTACGGGAGAATTCCGGTTCCGAATCTCACGATCAAACAGATCGTCGGCACGCATCCTTCGATCAGCGGAATTCCGTTCGACTACGTGAAACCGAAAAACGGCCAACCCGGTTTATCCGCGCGCATAGACTACTCGGAGAACTTTCTTAAATTAGAATATTTGAAAGTGTTTACCCTCGACGGTTTGGTGAACGGAAAGGATATTCTCGTAAACGTGGGGGAAGGAAAACCCGAAAAGATGGAGTTCAGCGCGGTCGTTCAGATCAAGGACATCGATCTCAAACAGCTTCTTCCTCCGAAAAGCAGATCCAAGATCGACGATGGTAAGATCAAGGCAGACCTCAACGTTTCAGGGAGAAATCTCGCGGACCCGATTCCGAACATCAATCTGTTTTTCAGCGTCTTTCAAATCGGTCAGGACTTCGCGAAAAGCGCGGTGAACATCTTCACTCCTTCGAATATCTTCACGGATTTTATTTACAACAGCTACGCCGTGGATAAGATCGAGGTCGAATTGTCGAAAGGACTCGTCTACGCAGTCATTCAGTTTAAACGTTCCATTTTAAATACGATCATCAATTTGGAAAACAGTCAGATATCCCAGCAGAGAATGCCTCTTGCGAACTTTCTCAAAAGAGCGAGATCCGAAATCGATACGTATCAGTAAGGAGACCAGGATGAAGCCCTCGATTCTCAATCAAAAAATTCTAATATTCTTATCCTTTGTTTTTGCAGCCTTTTTTTCGGGCTGTATCATCAAATCGCCGTTGATCACCTTTACACAGACGCAGACTTCTTCCGAAAAACAGATGATCGGAGAGGATCGGATTCTGGAAAAGGACGGATGGCTCATCTCTTCAATCAAAACCTCTTCGGCCGGTTCCGAAATTTGGAAAAAGGATTTTTCAGGGGACAACTACGCGGGAGGCGATAAGAATATTCTAATGTCCTTAAGGGCTCTCGCGTATCTCGCGCCCGAAATCAAAACTTGGAAAGAAGAGGGATTTTTAGCGGAGGGTTTGGACGGTAAGCTGAGAATCAATCCGGCTTCTTCCGAAGCGGGAATCAAGAACGAACTTTCCAAGAAGGATGTGAAGTCCAGAATCGATTCTCTGATCGCGCTTACAAACGATCACAGAAGCAAGGTAGTCTCTTCTCGTGCAGGCGGGGAACAGAAAGGCGCCGTGGCGTCCAAAGAAAGCGCGGAACATCTCAAAACACATCTCGAACAAACCTGGTATCGCCTTGTGGAAACGGGAGAATTCTACGAAAAGACTCCCGGTAAATGGGTGCGGAAGGAATAGTTCCCATGCGATTTACTCTTTCGTTTTTCTGCAGTTTTATATTTCTCTATCAATGTTCGATCTTTCGCGCTTCCGCCAAGATCAAACCCTTGGAGTTCAATTATTCCTCCATCGCCGTAAACTACTTCACGCCCGAAAACGAAAAGCCCTTTCCCCTTACGGTGCAAAGAGGTAATAACTTATACAACTCGACGACCGCCGACGGAAGATATTTGTTTTATACGACCGGACAAAAAGGAAACTACGACATTTGGTTTCGGGACTTAAAGAGTTCGATCACGGTTCCGATCACCGAACACCCGGCGCCCGAATTTAAACCGGCGATCAGCCCGGACGGAAAGAAACTGGTCTTCGTTTCGGAACAATACGATTCGTCCGGGGATTTGGTTTTGCTCGAAATGGATCCGAATCTTTGGGCCGAAAAGATTCTCCAGGGGAAACGATTTTTAAATTCGGATTTTATAATATTAACGAATCCTGATTTTGAAGAACCGGGTAAAAAGGATTCTTATACGGATACGAATCCGAGTTTTTCTCCGGACAATCGGCACGTAGTCTTCTCCTCCGATCGTCTGACTCCGGGAGTTCAGAATCTCGTCGTTCTCGACACGGAAGGCGAAAAACCGATGAAACTTCTCACGCAGGAAGGTGGGGATTCTCCTCAGTGGTCCGCGGACGGAAAGTCGATCGTATATCTTTCGTATCACGAAAGTCCCACGGGGGACGTGTATCTTTTGGATCTCGTTTCCGGAGCAAAGACGCGTTTGACCAAGGACGGATATCTGAATTTTTCTCCTTCTCTTTCCTCGGATAAACGGTATTTATACTATACTTCGATCCGAGAGGATTCGAACGGAAACGGACGATTAGACGAACGCGACAACAGTCTGATCGTCCGTAAGGATTTGCAAACGGGCTCGGTGCGTCAGTTGACATCGGGAAACGATTCTTTGTTCGATTCGAAGTTTTCTTCGTTTAACGGAGGTTCCATCCTATTTACCGCCGCATATTATAATACTCTTAATATCTATTTTATTCCCGCTTCGGGTTCCGTTTCCAAGGAGAAGGACATCATTTCCCAATATGAACTCGCTTTGAAATACAGGGATAAGCAGAGTTTCGAGGATTTTCTTTTGGCGATCGACGCGATCGAATTCTATTTTTCCGAAGATCCAATTTATCCTTTGATCCGCGCCAAAGCGCTCTTGCTGAAATACGAAGAAGCGAAGGAAACAAGACATACCAACGTCGCCGATTCCGTCAGAAAAGAAATCTTCTCTTCCCGTTTGAATCCGGTGTCGGGTCTCGGATACGGTTTGTTTCTTGCGGGAGAACGGAAGTCGTCCCCTTCGCTTGCGATTCAGGAGCTGAGAAAATACTACGATCAGATGCGGACCGTTTCCTCCGCAGGAAAGGATCTGTTTGCTTCTCTCTTGGAGGAAGAGGCGGATTTTGCGAGAAAAGCGGGGGACGTGAATCATTCGCTCAAAGTATATGATGAAATTCTAAATCACTATCCTTCGTATTATCGAATTCGGGACATCTATCGAAAATCGGGGGATCTTCAATACAAGGACGCTTCCTTGCGCGGCTACAAAATCCCCGAAACTTTTTTTCGGGTGGCCAACGATCCGCAGGCGGGAAAAGAGGATCTTCGGCTTTTGTACGAACAGATCGATCGGGAAGTCATTCAAGGAAAGAATTTCGCGGAGCGCACGAACGCCGCCGAAACCTCGATCGCGTCCAATTCTCTGGAAAAGAAGTCTCAGAGGTTGTTTCAATATTTCTTATACGTTAAATCTCTGGGATTAAACGGAAAAGGTTCGTTCGAAGAAAGCAATTCTTTGTTGAATACGTTTTTGAGCGGCGTTCCCGAAACCGATCCGCTTTTTTTAAAAGGACATCTTTTAAAATCGAACAACTTCAAAGGGCTCGGAGAAGTTCAGAAATCGTTCGACGAACTCCGCATCTATTTGGAAAAATACGATCCTCTTCTCGGAGTCGATTTGGACGAAAAGGAAATCGAACGTTCCTTTATCTACTTTGAAAACAAGGCGAGGGATCATGATCGTCGCGGAAATCTGCAGGACGCCGCCTTCCATTATTTCTACAACACCGAGAACATGTTTCTCGTCAAAAGCAGGAACCTGTTTCTCGAAACCTTATACAAGGAATACGCGGTATATTATCAAAGGATGATGGTCGATTCCGTATTCAAACTCTCCGGATCGTTAAGCGAAGAAAAACAAAAAGCCCTTTTGAATCAACTCGACGTGATCGATATCCGCAGCGTGGACCCTCTTGCGGAAGAGGGGCTTGCCTACATCAATCAGTACTATAAGATCGCCGTTCCGCGTGCGAGGCCGGTTTTGGATCTGGCTACGTTGTACGGTTATTCGTATTATCTCGTAAACCGAAGCGTGATCCGCGAAACGTATTACAATACCGCCAACTCGATGACGGCCGCGAGAAAAGAAGAGATCCTCCGGGACTTCAAACAAGCGGAATACGAACTTCGTTGGATCATCTTCGCCGATCCTCGATATTACGAGGCATATCAGCTTTTGGGATGGATGTATCAATACGTCGACATTCTTAAAAACAGAAAATCGGGAGAGGATCAGCCGAGCGACGAAGAGAAGTATGCGGGCGTTTATAAAAAATATTTTCCGGAAAAAAATTTCGAAGAGAACATCGAACTTTACAGTCAGGTTCTCGAACTCTTAGGGGAGAATTTCGAAAACAAAAAAGCTCTTTCCGATCTAAGATTGAACCTCGGAAACAACTACTTTCTTTTGAAGAATTATCCGAGAGCGAACGAGCAGTATTCCAAGGTCGATTCCCTTTCCGATTTCATCATCTCCAAAACGCAGTTCGAGAATTACCGTCAAAAGGCGATGTTCCTTTTCAACTCCGCGCGGTCTTCGATTTACGTGGCCGACTACAAGTCCGCTGTCGCAAAACTCAAGGCGGCGTCCGCGTTGTATTTCGAAAACGAATCCAAAAAGACTCTCGTAGGAAAGGACAGCGCGGAAAAACTACAGCAATACAAACTCAAGCTGGCTCTTCTGTTCACGTTAACCGGTCTTTCGTATATGGAATCGGGAGAATTCTCTAATGCGGTTTTGTATTACAAGGACGCTTTGTCCTTAAACGGGGACGACGGATGGATCGATCCGGTCAATCTTCACAACGGTCTCGCGCTTTGTTATCAAAAATTAGGAAAATATAAAGTATCGTTTTCTCATCTGGAAGAAGCGGACCGCATCGTATCGAAACGAGGCGGAACCGATTGGATTCCGAAAGGAGTCAAGCTCACGTTCTGGGATTATTTTTGGGACGTGATTTGGGAGGTCGCGCTTCCCGACGGAGTGCGTATCTCGGGCGAGGGAAGATTTCCCGAAGCGATTTCTCCTAAGTTTCAACCCTTGATGACG is part of the Leptospira yasudae genome and encodes:
- a CDS encoding DUF1318 domain-containing protein, with the translated sequence MKPSILNQKILIFLSFVFAAFFSGCIIKSPLITFTQTQTSSEKQMIGEDRILEKDGWLISSIKTSSAGSEIWKKDFSGDNYAGGDKNILMSLRALAYLAPEIKTWKEEGFLAEGLDGKLRINPASSEAGIKNELSKKDVKSRIDSLIALTNDHRSKVVSSRAGGEQKGAVASKESAEHLKTHLEQTWYRLVETGEFYEKTPGKWVRKE